One Capra hircus breed San Clemente chromosome 3, ASM170441v1, whole genome shotgun sequence genomic window, CAGCAGTGGGGGCGGTTTCAGAGCTGGGGACTGAGGATGGAGTGCCCTTGCTGACTGGGGTCGTGGTAGCCCTGGATGAGGTGCCCCTGTGTGCTGAAGTGACCATGGAGCTCGACGTAGAGCTGGTGGTCACGGACGAGATGTCACTGCTGGTTGGGGATGAGGCGGCGTGCTGACCTGGAGAGGCAGCCGGGCTCGGGGCAGGGCTGCTGGTTGGGGTCGAGGCGCCGTCGCGGCCTGGAGAGGCAGCCGGGCTCGGGGCAGGGCTGCTGGTTGGGGTCGAGGCGCCGTCGTGGTCTGGAGAGGCAGCCGGGCTCGGGACAGGGCTGCTGATTGCAGTTGAGGCGCCTTCGTGGTCTGGAGAGGCAGCCGGGCTCGGGGCAGGGCTGCTGGTTGGGGTCGAGGCGCCGTCGTGGTCTGGAGAGGCAGCCGGGCTCGGGGCAGGGCTGCTGATTGCAGTTGAGGCGCCTTCGTGGTCTGGAGAGGCAGCCGGGCTCAGGGCAGGGCTGCTGGTTGGGGTCGAGGCGCCGTCGTGGTCTGGAGAGGCAGCCGGGCTCGGGACAGGGCTGCTGATTGCAGTTGAGGCGCCGTCGTGGTCTGGAGAGGCAGCCGGGCTCGGGGCAGGGCTGCTGGTTGGGGTCGAGGCGCCGTCGCGGCCTGGAGAGGCAGCCGGGCTCGGGGCAGGGCTGCTGGTTGGGGTCGAGGCGCCGTCGCGGCCTGGAGAGGCAGCCGGGCTCGGGACAGGGCTGCTGGTTGGGGTCGAGGCGCCGTCGTGGTCTGGAGAGGCAGCCGGGCTCGGGACAGGGCTGCTGGTTGGGGTCGAGGCGCCGTCGTGGTCTGGAGAGGCAGCCGGGCTCGGGGCAGGGCTGCTGGATTGGCAGTTGAGGCGCCGTCGTGGTCTGGAGAGGCAGCCGGGCTCGGGGCAGGGCTGCTGATTGGGGTCGAGGCGCCGTCGTGGTCTGGAGAGGCAGCCGGGCTCGGGGCAGGGCTGCTGGTTGGGGTCGAGGCGCCGTCGCGGCCTGGAGAGGCAGCCGGGCTCGGGGCAGGGCTGCTGGTTGGGGTCGAGGCGCCGTCGCGGCCTGGAGAGGCAGCCGGGCTCGGGGCAGGGCTGCTGATTGCAGTTGAGGCGCCGTCGTGGTCTGGAGAGGCAGCCGGGCTCGGGACAGGGCTGCTGGTTGGGGTCGAGGCGCCGTCGTGGTCTGGAGAGGCAGCCGGGCTCGGGGCAGGGCTGCTGATTGCAGTTGAGGCGCCGTCGTGGTCTGGAGAGGCAGCCGGGCTCGGGGCAGGGCTGCTGATTGGGGTCGAGGCGCCGTCGTGGTCTGGAGAGGCAGCCGGGCTCGGGGCAGGGCTGCTGGTTGGGGTCGAGGCGCCGTCGTGGTCTGGAGAGGCAGCCGGGCTCGGGCAGGGCTGCTGATTGGTTGGGCGTCGTGGTCTGGAGAGGCCGGGGCCGTCGTGGCCTGGAGAGGCAGCCGGGGCTCGGGAGCAGGGCTGCTGGTTGGGGTCGAGGCGCCGTCGTGGCCTGGAGAGGCAGCCGGGCTCGGGGCAGGGCTGCTGGTTGGGGTCGAGGCGCCGTCGTGGCCTGGAGAGGCAGCCGGGCTCGGGGCAGGGCTGCTGGTTGGAGATGAGGCCCCATCGCGGCCTGGAGAGGTAGTCAGGGTTGGGGCAGGGCTGCCGGTTCTTAGTAAGGTGGTGGTTGTGCTCCAAGAAGTTTCCTTAGTGGGACTGGACGTTGGGCTGCTTTTTGTACTGGAAACTTGTACAGTACTGCTGGGGCTTGTGGGGACAGAGGCTGTCAGCACAGTGACATTGGCAACTGTAAGAAATCGGGGTTACAGAGTATGGTTGGGGGAAATTTCAGCATAAGGAGAAAATACATTCTCTGGCATCTGGCGAAGTAATGCCAAGAGGATATGGGGAGTGGGCC contains:
- the MUC1 gene encoding mucin-1, translating into MTPDIQAPFLSLLLLFQVLTVANVTVLTASVPTSPSSTVQVSSTKSSPTSSPTKETSWSTTTTLLRTGSPAPTLTTSPGRDGASSPTSSPAPSPAASPGHDGASTPTSSPAPSPAASPGHDGASTPTSSPAPDPAASPDHDGASTPTSSPVPSPAASPDHDGASTPTSSPVPSPAASPGRDGASTPTSSPAPSPAASPGRDGASTPTSSPAPSPAASPDHDGASTAISSPVPSPAASPDHDGASTPTSSPALSPAASPDHEGASTAISSPAPSPAASPDHDGASTPTSSPAPSPAASPDHEGASTAISSPVPSPAASPDHDGASTPTSSPAPSPAASPGRDGASTPTSSPAPSPAASPGQHAASSPTSSDISSVTTSSTSSSMVTSAHRGTSSRATTTPVSKGTPSSVPSSETAPTAAGHSTSPRTALPTASHAETSQQLSVQVSLFFLSFRIINLQFNSSLENPQTSYYQELKRSILDVILQTYKQRDFLGLSEIKFRPGSVVVDLTLAFREGTTAELVKAQFSQLKAHAANYSLTISGVSVRDAQFPSSAPSASGVPGWGIALLVLVCVLVALAIIYLIALVVCQCGRKKCEQLDIFPTLDAYHPMSEYSAYHTHGRFVPPGSTKRSPYEEVSAGNGGSNLSYTNLAATSANL